A genome region from Pangasianodon hypophthalmus isolate fPanHyp1 chromosome 11, fPanHyp1.pri, whole genome shotgun sequence includes the following:
- the polr2h gene encoding DNA-directed RNA polymerases I, II, and III subunit RPABC3: MAGILFEDIFDVKDIDPDGKKFDRVSRLHCESESFKMDLILDVNTQIYPVDLGDKFRLVIASTLYEDGTPDDGEYNPTDDRPSRADQFDYAMYGKVYKIEGDETSTEAATRLSAYVSYGGLLMRLQGDANNLHGFEVDSRVYLLMKKLAF; encoded by the exons ATGGCTGGGATTCTGTTTGAGGATATTTTTGATGTGAAAGATATCGATCCTGATGGGAAGAAGTTTGACAGAG TGTCTCGTCTTCACTGTGAGAGTGAGTCATTTAAAATGGACCTGATCCTGGACGTGAACACTCAGATTTACCCTGTCGACCTCG GAGATAAGTTCAGACTGGTGATCGCTAGCACTCTGTACGAGGACGGCACGCCAGACGATGGAGAGTACAACCCCACAGACGACCGACCGTCCAG GGCCGATCAGTTTGATTACGCCATGTACGGTAAAGTGTATAAGATCGAGGGAGACGAGACGTCGACAGAAGCAGCAACGCGTCT CTCTGCCTATGTGTCATACGGTGGCCTGCTGATGCGACTTCAGGGTGACGCCAACAACCTGCACGGCTTTGAGGTGGACTCCAGAGTTTACCTGCTCATGAAGAAACTTGCCTTCtaa